A genome region from Arachis duranensis cultivar V14167 chromosome 8, aradu.V14167.gnm2.J7QH, whole genome shotgun sequence includes the following:
- the LOC127741157 gene encoding probable glucuronoxylan glucuronosyltransferase IRX7 isoform X1 — protein sequence MVEQQHKSQRPPKSSSSSRGLYVKMNLFHHKHGYNYNKLNQHYQQQQQDRNCFCTYYKWLLWLSLSLYFFTSFLITNNNNATAQKTEPTDNLVKSHVVPRTLSESSNIASKLKNMKVFIYELPSKYNTDWLTNERCSTHLFASEVAIHRALLTSDLRTFDPNQADFFFVPVYVSCNFSTVNGFPSISHARNLISSAVQLISTHHPFWNRSSGSDHVFVASHDFGACFHNLEDVAMQHGIPEIMKNSIVLQTFGVEYQHPCQQVENVVIPPYVSPESVRKTLAKNSPANGRRDIFAFFRGKMEIHPKNISGRFYSKRVRTVIWRKFSGDRRFYLKRHRFAGYQSEIARSVFCLCPLGWAPWSPRLVESVLLGCVPVIISDGIRLPFSSAVRWPDISVRVAERDVGKLGRILERVAATNLTAIQRNLWDPRTRRALMFNEEVQEGDATWHTLVSLSEKLGRSYGRSTVSGELESDT from the exons ATGGTGGAACAACAGCACAAAAGCCAGAGACCCCCAaagagtagtagtagtagtagggGCTTGTATGTGAAGATGAACCTCTTTCATCACAAACATGGCTACAACTACAACAAGCTCAATCAGCATtatcaacagcaacaacaagaTAGAAACTGCTTCTGCACATACTACAAATGGCTTCTATggctctctctctccctctactTCTTCACCTCTTTTCTCATCACCAATAACAACAACGCCACCGCCCAAAAAACAGAACCAACCGATAACTTAGTTAAATCCCATGTTGTACCTCGTACACTGTCAGAATCCAGCAACATTGCAAGCAAACTCAAGAATATGAAGGTGTTCATCTACGAGCTCCCATCAAAGTACAACACAGATTGGTTAACCAACGAGAGGTGCAGCACTCACTTGTTTGCGTCGGAAGTCGCCATTCACAGAGCACTCTTGACCAGCGACCTTCGAACCTTTGACCCCAACCAAGCTGACTTCTTCTTCGTCCCAGTCTACGTCTCCTGCAACTTCAGCACCGTCAATGGCTTCCCTTCAATCTCACACGCCCGCAACCTCATTTCCTCCGCGGTGCAACTCATCTCCACACACCACCCTTTCTGGAACCGCAGCTCCGGATCCGACCACGTCTTCGTCGCTTCCCATGATTTTGGCGCTTGTTTCCACAACCTC GAAGATGTGGCGATGCAGCATGGGATACCGGAAATAATGAAGAACTCAATAGTGTTGCAGACGTTCGGCGTTGAGTACCAGCACCCGTGCCAACAAGTTGAGAATGTAGTCATACCGCCATACGTGTCGCCGGAAAGTGTACGGAAGACTCTTGCTAAGAATTCTCCGGCGAACGGACGCAGAGACATTTTTGCGTTCTTCCGAGGGAAAATGGAGATTCATCCTAAGAACATAAGCGGAAGGTTTTACAGCAA gaGAGTGAGGACGGTGATATGGCGTAAATTCAGCGGTGACCGGAGATTTTACCTCAAGAGGCATAGGTTTGCCGGTTACCAGTCAGAGATAGCGAGGTCTGTTTTCTGTTTGTGTCCACTTGGGTGGGCCCCATGGAGTCCCAGACTGGTTGAGTCAGTTTTATTGGGATGCGTGCCGGTAATTATCTCAGACGGTATTCGGTTACCGTTTTCGTCTGCCGTGAGGTGGCCGGATATTTCCGTTAGGGTGGCGGAGAGGGACGTCGGGAAGCTTGGGAGGATCCTTGAGCGCGTGGCAGCGACTAACCTCACGGCGATTCAGAGGAACCTGTGGGACCCGAGAACGAGGCGGGCCCTGATGTTCAATGAGGAGGTGCAGGAAGGGGATGCCACGTGGCACACTCTGGTTAGTCTGAGTGAGAAGCTTGGTAGGTCTTACGGTAGGTCTACGGTTTCCGGCGAATTGGAGAGTGACACGTAA
- the LOC127741157 gene encoding probable glucuronoxylan glucuronosyltransferase IRX7 isoform X2: MNLFHHKHGYNYNKLNQHYQQQQQDRNCFCTYYKWLLWLSLSLYFFTSFLITNNNNATAQKTEPTDNLVKSHVVPRTLSESSNIASKLKNMKVFIYELPSKYNTDWLTNERCSTHLFASEVAIHRALLTSDLRTFDPNQADFFFVPVYVSCNFSTVNGFPSISHARNLISSAVQLISTHHPFWNRSSGSDHVFVASHDFGACFHNLEDVAMQHGIPEIMKNSIVLQTFGVEYQHPCQQVENVVIPPYVSPESVRKTLAKNSPANGRRDIFAFFRGKMEIHPKNISGRFYSKRVRTVIWRKFSGDRRFYLKRHRFAGYQSEIARSVFCLCPLGWAPWSPRLVESVLLGCVPVIISDGIRLPFSSAVRWPDISVRVAERDVGKLGRILERVAATNLTAIQRNLWDPRTRRALMFNEEVQEGDATWHTLVSLSEKLGRSYGRSTVSGELESDT; this comes from the exons ATGAACCTCTTTCATCACAAACATGGCTACAACTACAACAAGCTCAATCAGCATtatcaacagcaacaacaagaTAGAAACTGCTTCTGCACATACTACAAATGGCTTCTATggctctctctctccctctactTCTTCACCTCTTTTCTCATCACCAATAACAACAACGCCACCGCCCAAAAAACAGAACCAACCGATAACTTAGTTAAATCCCATGTTGTACCTCGTACACTGTCAGAATCCAGCAACATTGCAAGCAAACTCAAGAATATGAAGGTGTTCATCTACGAGCTCCCATCAAAGTACAACACAGATTGGTTAACCAACGAGAGGTGCAGCACTCACTTGTTTGCGTCGGAAGTCGCCATTCACAGAGCACTCTTGACCAGCGACCTTCGAACCTTTGACCCCAACCAAGCTGACTTCTTCTTCGTCCCAGTCTACGTCTCCTGCAACTTCAGCACCGTCAATGGCTTCCCTTCAATCTCACACGCCCGCAACCTCATTTCCTCCGCGGTGCAACTCATCTCCACACACCACCCTTTCTGGAACCGCAGCTCCGGATCCGACCACGTCTTCGTCGCTTCCCATGATTTTGGCGCTTGTTTCCACAACCTC GAAGATGTGGCGATGCAGCATGGGATACCGGAAATAATGAAGAACTCAATAGTGTTGCAGACGTTCGGCGTTGAGTACCAGCACCCGTGCCAACAAGTTGAGAATGTAGTCATACCGCCATACGTGTCGCCGGAAAGTGTACGGAAGACTCTTGCTAAGAATTCTCCGGCGAACGGACGCAGAGACATTTTTGCGTTCTTCCGAGGGAAAATGGAGATTCATCCTAAGAACATAAGCGGAAGGTTTTACAGCAA gaGAGTGAGGACGGTGATATGGCGTAAATTCAGCGGTGACCGGAGATTTTACCTCAAGAGGCATAGGTTTGCCGGTTACCAGTCAGAGATAGCGAGGTCTGTTTTCTGTTTGTGTCCACTTGGGTGGGCCCCATGGAGTCCCAGACTGGTTGAGTCAGTTTTATTGGGATGCGTGCCGGTAATTATCTCAGACGGTATTCGGTTACCGTTTTCGTCTGCCGTGAGGTGGCCGGATATTTCCGTTAGGGTGGCGGAGAGGGACGTCGGGAAGCTTGGGAGGATCCTTGAGCGCGTGGCAGCGACTAACCTCACGGCGATTCAGAGGAACCTGTGGGACCCGAGAACGAGGCGGGCCCTGATGTTCAATGAGGAGGTGCAGGAAGGGGATGCCACGTGGCACACTCTGGTTAGTCTGAGTGAGAAGCTTGGTAGGTCTTACGGTAGGTCTACGGTTTCCGGCGAATTGGAGAGTGACACGTAA
- the LOC107461809 gene encoding uncharacterized protein LOC107461809 produces MDPLCIIVSPTTSYDALVSSVLGKLGLEGVKRVKKFFYRIPITVLHDTVKYDYFMIGSDEDLQVMFLSRRQFPEVRTPELLAKFVDMVSSSGGSNRNANTIAMAAGSSSRPAVASSSVPVYEAAVQPAASPSFAVDLGGNVGDEVGYGEHHPTEVQCPPPAGVGEGLCDDPDDDEIEPDIIANESGDDVGASDPIRPTGGSSSGTHQYPPHFSSLDLDAMRQDEHPGQLAGFGARDTEGSAGMTEFQTYSIRRVVQYKVVESDYRRYVGKCYEFGNGCTWLIRLSLRQRKGIWEVKRYNGPHTCLATSISSDHRSLDYHVIATFIMPMVRADASVNIKVLLNATAAHFGFRPTYKRVWMAKQKAVAIIYGDWDELYNELPRWVLGVRLTMPGTVAVLRTCPVRVGGQVDESQAYFHRMFWTFPPCIEVFRHCKPLVSIDGTHLYGKYGGTLLVAIAQDGNSNILPVAFALVEGENAQSWSFFLSHLRQHVTPQPGLLVISDRHNGIKAALEVPDGGWLPPSAYRAFCIRHVAANFALTFKGKDTRRLLVNADGTSRPSASSVSQDGTSRPSASTERTSHQDASPAAA; encoded by the exons ATGGATCCTCTATGTATTATCGTGAGCCCAACGACCAGTTACGATGCTCTCGTTAGCTCCGTGCTTGGAAAACTTGGTCTGGAAGGAGTGAAAAGGGTGAAGAAGTTTTTCTATCGCATTCCAATCACGGTGCTCCACGATACGGTGAAGTATGATTATTTCATGATCGGGAGTGATGAGGACTTGCAGGTCATGTTTCTCTCTCGTAGGCAATTTCCCGAGGTGAGGACACCAGAGCTGTTGGCGAAGTTCGTCGACATGGTATCTAGCTCTGGTGGGTCGAACCGGAATGCCAACACTATAGCCATGGCGGCCGGTTCGAGCTCGAGACCTGCGGTTGCTTCTTCCTCTGTTCCAGTGTATGAGGCAGCGGTCCAGCCTGCCGCCTCCCCATCGTTTGCTGTTGATCTCGGCGGCAATGTTGGAGACGAGGTTGGATATGGGGAACATCATCCGACTGAAGTACAGTGTCCTCCACCGGCTGGTGTTGGAGAGGGATTGTGTGATGATCCAGATGATGATGAAATCGAGCCGGATATTATCGCTAATGAAAGCGGCGATGATGTTGGAGCGAGTGATCCGATAAGGCCTACTGGTGGTTCTAGTTCTGGCACACATCAGTACCCACCCcatttttcatctttggatctggATGCCATGAGGCAGGACGAACATCCTGGGCAGCTAGCTGGATTTGGCGCTAGAGATACTGAAGGGTCTGCCGGTATGACAGAGTTCCAG ACGTACAGCATCCGCCGAGTGGTACAGTACAAGGTAGTTGAGTCTGACTATCGCAGGTACGTGGGAAAGTGTTATGAGTTTgggaatgggtgcacatggttgattaGGCTGAGCCTCCGACAACGCAAAGGCATCTGGGAAGTCAAGCGGTACAACGGGCCGCATACCTGTCTcgccacctccatctccagcGACCATAGGAGCTTGGACTACCACGTGATAGCGACATTCATCATGCCAATGGTTAGGGCTGATGCATCCGTGAACATCAAGGTGCTTCTAAATGCAACGGCAGCTCACTTTGGCTTCAGGCCTACATACAAGAGGGTGTGGATGGCGAAGCAGAAGGCGGTCGCAATCATCTACGGGGACTGGGATGAGTTGTACAACGAGCTCCCTCGGTGGGTCTTAGGAGTTCGGTTGACTATGCCTGGCACTGTAGCAGTCCTCAGGACCTGCCCTGTTCGAGTGGGTGGACAGGTGGACGAGTCTCAGGCTTATTTTCATAGGATGTTCTGGACTTTTCCCCCTTGTATCGAAGTATTTCGTCATTGCAAGCCGTTGGTGAGTATTGACGGCACCCATCTATATGGCAAGTATGGGGGAACGTTGCTTGTGGCGATTGCACAGGACGGGAATTCCAACATACTCCCTGTGGCATTCGCACTAGTTGAGGGTGAGAATGCTCAGTCATGGTCCTTCTTTCTCTCCCACCTCCGTCAGCACGTGACACCTCAGCCAGGTCTGTTAGTTATTTCAGATAGGCACAACGGCATCAAGGCAGCACTTGAGGTACCTGATGGGGGATGGCTACCTCCGTCTGCATACCGGGCATTCTGCATTCGACACGTTGCAGCGAATTTCGCCCTCACCTTCAAGGGCAAAGATACCCGGAGGCTTCTTGTGAACGCCGATGGTACAAGCCGGCCATCTGCAAGTTCAGTCTCGCAAGATGGTACAAGCCGACCATCTGCAAGTACGGAACGTACCTCTCATCAAGACGCATCCCCTGCTGCCGCCTAA
- the LOC107461886 gene encoding xyloglucan endotransglucosylase/hydrolase protein 31: MPSLFSSSLLQMPPLLFSLILSLMLCGIIADESPPSPGYYPSSQVSSVAFDQAYRNLWGPQHQRLDQSGSLTIWLDSYSGSGFKSIRPYRSGYFGAAIKLQSGYTAGVITCLYLSNNQDYPGDHDEVDIEFLGTIPDKQYVLQTNVFMRGSGDKNNVIGREMRFHLWFDPTQDFHHYAILWTPTDIIFLVDDVPIRNYPRKNDATFPERAMYVYGSIWDASSWATENGKYKADYKYQPFIGRYKDFKLQGCTTQSSSSCQPPSPSPPGYNSLSPQQYNAMQWVQNNYLVYDYCRDPTRDHTLTPEC; this comes from the exons ATGCCATCATTGTTTTCCTCTTCTCTCCTTCAAATGCCTCCTCTTCTATTCTCTCTTATACTCTCACTCATGCTTTGTGGAATCATTGCTGATGAGTCTCCACCTTCACCTGGCTACTACCCTAGTTCCCAAGTTAGTTCTGTTGCCTTTGATCAAGCTTATAGAAACCTTTGGGGACCTCAGCACCAAAGACTAGACCAATCTGGCTCACTAACTATTTGGCTTGACTCTTACTCTG GAAGTGGATTCAAGTCAATCCGGCCGTATCGATCCGGATACTTTGGTGCTGCCATTAAGCTTCAATCTGGTTACACTGCAGGAGTGATTACATGTCTCTAT CTTTCAAACAACCAAGACTACCCAGGAGACCATGATGAAGTGGACATTGAGTTCCTTGGTACCATCCCAGATAAGCAATATGTGCTGCAGACAAATGTGTTCATGCGAGGAAGCGGAGACAAGAATAATGTGATAGGAAGAGAGATGAGGTTTCACCTTTGGTTCGATCCAACACAAGATTTTCACCACTATGCTATTCTATGGACACCCACTGACATCAT ATTTTTGGTGGACGATGTTCCAATAAGGAATTACCCAAGAAAGAATGATGCAACATTCCCTGAAAGAGCAATGTACGTGTACGGATCGATATGGGACGCATCATCATGGGCCACAGAGAATGGGAAATACAAAGCTGATTACAAATACCAACCATTCATTGGAAGATACAAAGATTTCAAGCTCCAAGGTTGCACCACTCAATCCTCCTCCTCATGCCAGCCACCCTCACCTTCACCACCTGGCTACAATTCACTAAGCCCTCAACAGTATAATGCAATGCAATGGGTCCAAAACAATTACTTGGTCTATGACTATTGCCGTGATCCCACTAGAGACCATACCCTTACTCCAGAAtgctaa